From the Bdellovibrio reynosensis genome, one window contains:
- a CDS encoding cytochrome C oxidase subunit IV family protein produces the protein MAANANNDLNTLHPHITPMSTYLKVAGALFGLTFLTVFAHQFHEQMGALAGAVAFAIAAVKAAFVLLYFMHLKDDTNMNRAIFATGFFFLLVLFVFSAVDIATRVLEISPL, from the coding sequence ATGGCAGCAAACGCAAATAACGATTTAAATACACTTCATCCGCACATCACTCCAATGTCGACTTACCTTAAAGTCGCTGGAGCGTTGTTCGGTCTGACATTCTTGACTGTATTCGCGCACCAATTCCATGAGCAAATGGGAGCTTTAGCGGGGGCAGTAGCTTTCGCTATCGCTGCGGTTAAAGCAGCATTCGTTTTGTTGTACTTCATGCATTTGAAGGACGACACAAACATGAACAGAGCGATCTTTGCGACCGGATTCTTTTTCTTACTAGTGCTTTTCGTTTTCAGCGCAGTTGATATCGCAACTCGCGTACTGGAAATTAGCCCTCTATAA
- a CDS encoding protoheme IX farnesyltransferase, producing the protein MLRIYADLTKFGIVVFSVLAGLAGYATGFQVEQTFDWKIFLETLLGIYFLSSGSLALNQVQEWKLDQKMPRTAKRPIAAGKIKPAAAGILAVSFIFVGLNFLFTLQPVAGWVGLVCVVLYNFVYTMYWKRRWVMAAVPGALPGALPVTIGYAVANPNIWNSESLYLFLIMFLWQMPHFWVLAIRYKDDYAAGGIPTLPVALGMQKTLFHIGLYTFVYVGVALAAPMFVHASWMFALLAFPFAFKVMQEFYRYYKSNGTERWLAFFMWLNVSMLVFIVIPVLDKWNFLFIHSN; encoded by the coding sequence GTGTTACGCATATACGCAGATCTTACTAAGTTTGGCATAGTCGTTTTCTCAGTTCTTGCAGGACTGGCCGGCTATGCCACTGGTTTTCAAGTTGAACAAACCTTCGACTGGAAAATCTTCCTTGAGACTCTTCTAGGTATCTACTTCCTTAGTTCTGGTTCGTTGGCTTTAAACCAAGTTCAAGAATGGAAATTAGATCAAAAAATGCCTCGTACAGCTAAAAGACCGATCGCTGCTGGAAAAATCAAACCGGCCGCTGCTGGCATTTTGGCAGTCAGCTTCATCTTTGTTGGTCTAAATTTCCTATTCACACTTCAACCTGTAGCAGGTTGGGTGGGTTTAGTTTGCGTTGTTCTTTATAACTTCGTTTACACCATGTACTGGAAACGTCGTTGGGTGATGGCTGCGGTTCCGGGTGCTTTACCTGGTGCTTTACCAGTGACTATCGGATACGCGGTTGCGAATCCCAATATCTGGAATTCTGAATCTTTGTATTTGTTTTTGATTATGTTCTTGTGGCAGATGCCGCACTTTTGGGTTTTAGCGATTCGTTATAAAGATGACTATGCGGCTGGAGGCATTCCTACTTTGCCGGTGGCTTTAGGTATGCAGAAGACTTTATTCCATATCGGATTATACACTTTCGTGTATGTAGGTGTGGCGTTGGCAGCACCGATGTTTGTTCATGCAAGCTGGATGTTTGCGCTTTTAGCATTCCCGTTTGCATTTAAAGTTATGCAAGAGTTCTATCGCTATTATAAATCAAACGGCACCGAAAGATGGTTGGCCTTCTTTATGTGGCTCAACGTTTCGATGCTCGTCTTCATCGTCATCCCAGTTTTAGATAAATGGAACTTCCTATTTATCCACTCTAATTAG
- a CDS encoding cytochrome c oxidase subunit 3 family protein translates to MSTDSTTTANGFRAAHVSHHFKDATQEYDSGKQGIWLFMVTEILMFGAILVGYAIFHHIYPDMFEEGAKSLDWKMGFINTLVLIFSSFTMAISISLIQQNKTKQAAMAMATTILCGAVFMCIKYFEYSHKFHLGLYPGRFLDVAKVGAEHANLGMYYGFYYCMTGLHGLHVLIGMGLITWLLIRTIRGDFHSQYWLPVEGVGIFWHIVDLIWIFLFPLLYLVG, encoded by the coding sequence ATGAGTACAGATAGCACTACTACAGCAAACGGATTCAGAGCAGCTCACGTGTCGCATCACTTTAAAGATGCGACTCAAGAGTACGACAGCGGTAAGCAGGGTATTTGGTTGTTCATGGTAACTGAGATCCTGATGTTCGGTGCGATCTTGGTTGGTTATGCAATCTTCCATCACATCTATCCTGATATGTTTGAAGAAGGCGCGAAGTCTTTGGATTGGAAGATGGGTTTCATCAATACCCTGGTTCTAATCTTCTCTTCATTCACCATGGCGATTTCGATTTCTCTTATTCAACAAAATAAGACGAAACAAGCAGCAATGGCGATGGCAACGACCATCCTTTGCGGCGCGGTCTTCATGTGTATCAAGTACTTCGAGTACAGCCATAAGTTCCACTTGGGCTTGTACCCAGGTCGTTTCCTTGATGTTGCTAAAGTAGGTGCTGAACATGCCAACCTAGGTATGTACTACGGTTTCTACTACTGCATGACAGGTCTTCATGGTCTTCACGTGTTGATCGGTATGGGATTGATCACTTGGCTTTTAATCAGAACTATCCGTGGAGATTTCCACTCTCAGTACTGGTTGCCGGTTGAAGGTGTTGGTATCTTCTGGCACATCGTCGACTTGATCTGGATCTTCTTGTTCCCTCTTCTTTATTTGGTGGGGTAA